Proteins from a genomic interval of Equus quagga isolate Etosha38 chromosome 11, UCLA_HA_Equagga_1.0, whole genome shotgun sequence:
- the UBE2J1 gene encoding ubiquitin-conjugating enzyme E2 J1, which translates to METRYNLKSPAVKRLMKEAAELKDPTDHYHAQPLEDNLFEWHFTVRGPPDSDFDGGVYHGRIVLPPEYPMKPPSIILLTANGRFEVGKKICLSISGHHPETWQPSWSIRTALLAIIGFMPTKGEGAIGSLDYTPEERRALAKKSQDFCCEGCGSAMKDVLLPLKSGSDSSQADQEAKELARQISFKAEVNSSGKSIAESDLNHSFSLNDLQDDIPTTFQGATASTSYGVPTPSAASLQQPAPPVAKNTSMSPRQRRAQQQSQRRSSASPDVVQGPQLRDNHTGHGGSAVLIVILTLALAALIFRRIYLANEYIFDFEL; encoded by the exons cTGTTAAACGTTTAATGAAAGAAGCGGCAGAATTGAAAGATCCAACAGATCATTACCATGCGCAGCCTTTGGAG gATAACCTTTTTGAATGGCACTTCACAGTTAGAGGACCCCCAGATTCTGATTTTGATGGAGGAGTTTATCATGGACGAATAGTGCTGCCGCCAGAGTACCCCATGAAACCACCAAGCATCATTCTCCTGACG GCTAATGGACGATTTGAAGTAGGCAAGAAAATCTGTTTGAGCATCTCAGGACATCATCCTGAAACTTGGCAGCCTTCGTGGAGTA taaGAACAGCATTATTAGCCATCATTGGGTTTATGCCAACAAAAGGAGAGGGAGCCATAGGTTCTCTAGATTACACACCTGAGGAAAGAAGAGCACTTGCCAAAAA ATCACAAGATTTCTGTTGTGAGGGATGTGGTTCTGCCATGAAGGATGTCCTGTTGCCTTTAAAATCTGGAAGTGATTCAAGCCAGGCTGACCAAGAAGCCAAGGAACTGGCTAGACAAATCAGTTTTAAG GCAGAAGTCAATTCATCCGGAAAGTCTATTGCTGAGTCGGACTTAAACCACTCTTTTTCACTAAATGATTTACAAGATGATATACCTACAACATTCCAGGGTGCTACGGCTAGTACATCG TATGGAGTCCCGACCCCCTCGGCAGCGTCGCTTCAGCAGCCTGCCCCGCCTGTAGCTAAGAATACCTCCATGAGTCCTCGCCAGCGCCGGGCCCAGCAGCAGAGTCAGAGGAGGTCGTCTGCTTCACCAGACGTGGTCCAGGGCCCGCAGCTGAGAGACAACCACACTGGTCATGGCGGATCCGCGGTACTGATTGTCATCTTGACTTTGGCCTTGGCAGCTCTTATATTCCGACGAATATATCTGGCCAATGAGTACATTTTTGACTTTGAGTTATAA